A segment of the Hymenobacter volaticus genome:
GGCTAATCGACGTCGAGGTATTGGCTTAGTAGCAACAGCAGTAGTTGCCGGCCCTGAGCAAACTCGACTTCCTGTGCCCGTCCGGAGGGCAAGTACAAGAGCGGATCCACCAAGCGTAGTAAGTGCAGCCACTCGGCAGGCGGGATCTGGGCGAAATAGCCTTCCGGAAATACTGTGCCCCGCAGTTGGTGCAGCACCACGTCCTGTAAGGTGGGGGAGAGCAAGCAAAACCGCTGGGTGGGGGGCGGTGCAAGACAACAGGAAGGTTCTGCCAGAGGCATAGCGGGCAATAGTCTGCTTTTTAAATGAACTTTTGAGCAGAGGAACCGCAAAAGTACCTGGCCGCTACCGCTGAGTTTGTCAACAGAAAGTTATCTTTCTGTGACACCTTGGTAGCTGGCCCGGTGATACCATGCCATAGTTAGCAACCCGCTTGTTTATGCTTTTGTGAAGCCGTTCGGGTTGGCTTGCAAGCGTAGCGGCCAAGCCCGTGCTTTGCCCGGCGTACTCTTCTGAAGCAAGTAATGTGAAGGGTACGAACTCGTAAAAGAGTTCTTTCCTCGTCTATTTTACACCCACCTAAATGCCGCCATGGTAGTAGCGCAACCACGCCCGGAGTCCAGCTTGCCGTTTGCAGGAACCGGGGGTGCTTCTGACCTGCCGAACCCACGGTAGGTGATCCATGGCGAAGGTAAAAGGCGACTATTCTATAACGTTACCAGGCTTTGTACTATCATGGTTGAATTTTCCCAAAGCCTGCCCCAGCTACTAGGTTTTATCGGTATTGGTGTGCTGCTGAGTGCTACGAGTTGCCACAGTACTTCGGTGGTAGAGTCTTCGAGTTCTCGCCACCGGCGGGTGTCCACCGCCGGTGGCGTCCCGCTGCCAGTTGCCAGCCTTAGCCAAGGGGTATGGCTCAAAGGGGATCTGCATGTTCATTCCCGGCACAGCAAGGAGTCCACTAACAATCCTATTGCTAAGATCATTGCCTTTTCCAACCGAGTCGGTATGGATTACCTCTGCATAACTGACCATGACAACCATGTCGAGGGCGATGTGGCGCATCATACCTGGGCTGATCCCGAGTTCAAATCAGACTCTTTGCTGTTGCTCTACGGCGCCGAATGGACCACAACCCGCGGGCACGGCAACACCTTCGCTGCCAAACCCTATGATCATAAGCGCTTGTTCGAGGTGCGGGATCAGCGCGACGTGGTAATTGGCGACGTGAAAAACAAGCTTGGCATTCACCTCTCGGCCAATCATCCGAGTGGGAAAGACCACTTCGGCTACTCTTACGACCTGCTGGAGTCGCTGGAGGTATGGAATTCCGTGCTTTGGGCCAACAACGCCAATGCTATCATGATCTGGGATGATATGCTTTCCTCGGGCCGCAAGCTGACCGGTAGAGGCGGGAGCGATGCGCACCATGGCGTGCCGGACACCCCTGAGCAAACCACGAAAAACAGTGCCCAAGCAAAAGCTAACTACGTGGGGACCCCCACCACCTGGGTGTTCGCCACTACGCGGACCTCGCAAGCCGTGGTCGATGCCTTAACGAACGGAAGGGTATCTATCAGTGCAAATCCGTATGCCCCTCGCGTCGAGTTTTATGCCGATCTAAATCAGGATGGCACTATGGATCTGATGATGGGCGACAACACCAAGGCTACGGGCAAGCCCGTCACGTTCCGGATCAAGTTAACTGGAAATGCTATTGCCAATGAAGCCTATTCCATTCAGGTGGTGAAAAATGGCAGTCCGTTCAACACTTTCCAAGCGAGCGGCCCGACCCCTACCGCCGAGTTCACCGATACCCCCTTAAGTTCGGGCCGGACTTACTACCGGGTGGTGGTCGAGGGGCCCGCAACTTCTTACCCTCAGGTTCCTGAGTCGTCGGCGCTGATCGGGAAGATGGTAGGGCTGTCCAACCCGATCTACTTCAACTTCGACCCAAACTTTTGAGCACATCTGAGTTGCAGAAACAACTGAGCCAGAGTCATAAAAGTAAGCAGGGCGAATCAAGAACGTTAAAACGAGCGGACAGATTCTGTGCTACCTGCTTGCCTTAGCTTTCTTACTTGGGCAGCAGCGGAATGTCAGCAATAGTGTTGCCTACTTGCCGGCCGAGGGCCAGGGTTGCCTCCTGGGTGAAGCGGTAGTGAATGCCACCGTAGACGCGGGAAACTGCCGCTTCTTCCATTACGGCTGTGATTGAGGCGTAGTGCCGGGGTGCCGACCCATTCCAGGCGTAGGCGTTGTCCGTGACGGGAACGTCGCCAAACTCCCGTAGCAACACTTGCAGCACCGGCGTGTAGATGCCCGCTAGGCCCGAGGGGTATTCGGGATAAGGAGGCGTCACTAAATAGGGTAGCCACCCAGCCTCTACGTGTCGCTGGATGTAGGTAACTGGCCGCAGCAGGTTGTACTGAAATTTGCCCCGCCACATGATAATAAAGGCATCCTTGTTGGCAATCCCGGTTTTGGCATAGACAACCGCTGCGGTGCCAAGCTTGGCGCGCTGGCTTTGCAGCACGCCGGTAACAATCGAGATGAGGTGCCCAGGCCCGGGCACCCCAACGCCTACTCCGCCCACATCTGCCCAATGGTTGGCAATTGCTTTCTGCTCCGGAGTCAAGGATTTTGATATTCTATACACTTCGTGGGCGGCCGCGTAAAACGACGAGGTTGAGTCTTCGGAATAAGGTACCGCCATGGGAGGTATGGACACCGTGGCACTGGACGCCAGAAAAGGCCGAGAATTCTTCAGGAAGGGCCCGACCGGGTTGGCATTGGCGGGGGAGTGGGCACCCAGGCACCCGGAAACACCGGTAGCACGTACCCGTCGCTGGAGATGGAAAAATTATCGGTGGTAGACCAGTTGTAGATAGCCGTGGCAACCGCTTGCCCAAAGGCTTGTGAGCGCGCCACCACAGCTGCCGGGTTCTGGGCGCTAAAGCGGGCCTGATAAGCAGTTTCCAGTGAATCTAGGCGTGCCCGGTCGGCCTGAGTCAACCCTACTAGCAACTGCTTGCTCAGGCTGGCTAGGGCCGCGTTGGCACTGGCGCCCCAAACGTACCCGCGGTTGCGTTCTGGTTTGGGCATAGTAGGCATTTGGTAGAGGGTCGACGATAAGCTCACGGCACCCTTCAGGCCGGGTTGCACAGCTTCGTAGAGACCTACGCCGATGTAACCAAAGCTGCGGTTGTTGGCAATGACATTGGGTTGGGGCGAGGTGCGCAACTGAATCTGGCCGATCAACTTGTACCAGTCGTACACCACGTCGGCACTTTCTTCGTGCACCGTGGGTGGATGGTTTTCCCATTCGGGTAGCCATTCTTCACAACCGTAGAAAAGCAAACCTGCTAGGACAAGCCCAACAAGACGAGTAATTTTCTGGCGACGCGTGCAGAGTAAATTCATAGCGAAAAGAACTGCGTGGGAAAAAATCAAGCGGCAGAAAAAGTAGCCTCCTCCCCGAGGTAGGCGTTGCAAAGAGCATAAGCCAGCAGCGCTAAGCAGCCATCGGCTGAGGCAAGCTCTTCGGACCCAGGACAGCAATGAAAAAACAAGAGGCTGCGGCTAAGCGCAGCCGAGCCTATGGCCGGATCGAAACGGAAATACCATGACCGTCGTCTAGACGGTGCCCCCACCCAACGACTCTCCTTGAGGAAGCCGTTACTCAATGAAACAGTGTGATAAATATAGTAAATCTATAATATATGTTAAACGCTTTTAATTTCGCTTATCACCGAAGTGTTCTAGCGACGTTGAATTCAAATGGCTCCTAATGGAAAGCTAGGTTTTCAATGGGTTGGCAGTAGACACTAGAATGCCAAACAGAGGCGTGTATTGTTGGAATTGATAATACACAACTGATTCCTAGCTGGTCTCTGGTGAAACCAGACAAACCTCCGGCTAAGAGCAACTCAGTTTCAAGTTGAGTTTAAAGGAATTCAAGTAAACCTTGTCTTAGCAGTTGCCACACTAATTCCTGTCCCTGACTGCTCCAGGAAGGAGCAGCAATACCACGAATTAAGTTGAAGCGCGTAGCACTCAGGCGTCACTTAGGTCGAGATATCAAGCAAGTCTGTGCACGGCTTGCCCAACTGGCGCATAGTTAGGGGCGCGGGGCGGCTTTATCCACAGGAAAGTTTAGGTCTTAGCCCAATATACTATCGAGTAAGCATAGTGAAGCACCTACTATAGAACCTTGATGCCACTAACTACTTGCCAAGCAGCTAATACCTGAATCCGCTGGCACGCAAATAGCTGAAGTAGAGAATCTAGCCGAACTTCACAACTGCAATGCTTACTCCCAAATGCTGTTCGCCTCCGTTAGAATAATAGGCTTGCCATCCGTAATGACAATGGTATGCTCGTGCTGAGCCACGAAGCTGCCGTCTTTGGTAGCCAGCGTCCACCCGTCGCTGAGCTGATGGGCTATTGTGGCGCGGGTAGAAATAAACGTTTCCACTGCTACCACCGAATTTTTCTTGAAGCGCTTCAGGTTGTAGCGGTCGTAGTAGCAGGGGATTTCCTTGGGCTCCTCGTGCAGGCTCCGACCGATGCCGTGTCCTACCAGGTTCTTGATCACCCGATACCCCGCTTTTCGCGCTTCGCCCTCAATCAGCCCGCCGATATCGGCAATGCGAACACCACCACGAATGCGGCTCAGGGCCGTGCGCAAGATTTGCCGGGAGGCATCGACCAGCGGCTGGTGCTGGTGAATATCGGTGCCGAGCACGAAAGAGCCGCCGTTATCAGCCCAGTAGCCGTCCAGCTCCGCCGATACGTCGATGTTGATTAAGTCGCCTTCGTGCAGCACCTTGCTAGCCGACGGAATGCCGTGCGCCACTTCGTTGTTGACGCTGATGCACGTCCAGCCAGGAAAACCATAAGTCAGCCGCGGGGCCGACTTAGCCCCCAAGGCCGCCAGAAGACGACCACCATACTCGTCCACCTCTTGCGTGGTCATCCCCGGTTGGGCATACTCGCGCATTTGCTTGAGGGTAGTGCCAACGGCTTCGCTAATGCGTTGGAGGCCGGCTAAGTCTACGTGAGAGGTGATGGACATAGAGTACAGAAGTTTAACTCGCTAACGAAGTAGCGCTTTAACTGGTTAACCCGCAAAAAGCAGTGCCAGTTTACTTTAGTAGTTGGTTTCGGGTTAAAGCGGACAAGGTTGACGTGCTCAATCTCTCCTACTCACCAGCTCCCAAACGAAAGAGACCGGGGCAAGGTACTGCTTCCTCAACTATTTTTGCTCGCTACGCACGCTGCCGAGTAGCGTCCCATTTAAGAGCCGGGTACTAAGTGATGTTTTGATTTTATATCAGAATCAAATAGAGATTTTCTTGCGCCCTTGGGATGGATACATTGCTGCTACTCCTTCAGGACTAGTCCTCCCAGTATCCCATCTCCTTTAGTCGCTAGGCGCAAACCCTGCTTCAGGGCAGATTCCAAGACATCGTTAGAAATCTACCAACTGGCGTGAAGGAATTGCCCGGTTGAAAATACTGAAGCACTAATACGCAGAAGGCAGCGGGTTAAATCCGGCCGCACCAGCTGATTCACACTCCACATTGATTAACAGTCTTACATGCCTAATCAAAGGAGGAGCGCAGAAAAGAAAATGTATATTCAAGCACTACAGCTCAACAACACATCCTGCAACGCAACCTGGCAGCGCTAGGTAAGCATGCAGTCGGGCGCGAGGCGGCGCTTCAATTGGAGTGAAACGCCCAACAGAAGCTGATGGCCTCTTTCACATAAAACGCGACAGATGAAAGGTATTGTAAGTGCTCTGTTGGTGGTGGCTTGCTGGTTGGCTACCACCGCTGCGCCTGGGCAGCAGAAGCTGCCCGATTGGGCTATGGGCCCTTTTATTCGGCCAGCCCAAGGAAATCCGGTGCTGGAACCCAATCCGCAGAGTACGTTTCTGGATCCGATGAGTGGGCAGCAGGTAGCTTGGGAGGCCAGCGACGTATTCAACCCGGCAGCGGTCGTAAGAAACAACACCATCTATGTGCTGTACCGCTCCGAAGATAAGTCGGGCACGGGCATTGGGGAGCGAACCTCGCGGCTGGGCTTGGCCGAAAGCATCAACGGCATCCAGATGAAGCGCCAAGCAACCCCGGTCTTTTACCCGGCCGACGACAATCAAAAGGAGTTTGAGTGGCCGGGTGGCTGCGAAGATCCCCGCGTTGCCGCCACGGAAGACGGTACATACGTGATGTTGTACACGCAGTGGAACAAGAAAGTACCCCGACTGGCCGTCGCCACCTCCAAAGATTTACGTATCTGGGTTAAACACGGCCCGGCCTTTTACCAAGCCTACGGCGGCAGGTTCAAAGACATTGCCAGCAAGTCCGCTTCTATCGTAACCAAACTGGTTGACGGCAAACAGGTCATCACCAAGGTGAATGGCAAGTATCTGCTGTATTGGGGCGAGAAGTTTATGAATATCGCCACCTCCGATGATCTACTGAACTGGACGCCGATGCTGGATGAAAAAAGGAATTACGAGCGGTACTCCGGCCGCGGCTGAACTACTTCGATAGCGACCTGACCGAGTGTGGGCCGCCAGCTATCATCACCGACAAAGGCATTTTGGTTTTGTACAACGGCAAAAACAAGCCGGACGCGGGCCGCGCCGAAGCGTACACCGCCAACACCTACGCGGCGGGGCAGGTTTTATTTGATTTAGCGGATCCTACCAAAGTCCTTGCCCGGTTAGACAAGCCGTTTTTTGTGCCCACCGAGCCCTTCGAAAAAAGCGGCCAATATCCGGCCGGAACCGTGTTCGTGGAAGGTTTGGTGTATCATCAAGCCAAATGGTTTCTCTACTATGGTTGCGCCGATAGCCGGGTCGCGGTAGCCGTGTATAATCCTGGTAAGTAGGATAACTTCTCTTGACTACTATGGCCCGTACTCTAGCAAGCCGCACCCGAAATTATCGGGTTGAATGGCGGTTATTTCTTATGTTTTTCGTGCTGTCGGTGCTTTATACCGCCCGTGCTGTTAGCTACGCTTCATTTCCAAAAGAAAACCCTACATTCTTAAAGCAAAAAGAAGTTGGTAGGAGCAGCCAGGCGGACAGCAGCCAACGCCTCGAAAACCCGGTCATACCCGGCGACTTTGCCGATCCTTCTATTATCCGGCAGGGCAAGGTGTATTACGCAACGGGTACCTCGTCGGAATGGGCGCCGCATTTCCCGCTGTTTAAATCCACGGATATGCTGCACTGGCAGCAGATTGGCTACGTACTACCAAAAACGCCAGCCTGGGCCAAGGCTTCGTTCTGGGCGCCGGAGCTTTTCTACCACAACGGCACCTACTACGCGTACTATGTTGCCCGTAAAAAAAGCGACGGCCTCTCCTGCATCGGG
Coding sequences within it:
- a CDS encoding CehA/McbA family metallohydrolase, producing MVEFSQSLPQLLGFIGIGVLLSATSCHSTSVVESSSSRHRRVSTAGGVPLPVASLSQGVWLKGDLHVHSRHSKESTNNPIAKIIAFSNRVGMDYLCITDHDNHVEGDVAHHTWADPEFKSDSLLLLYGAEWTTTRGHGNTFAAKPYDHKRLFEVRDQRDVVIGDVKNKLGIHLSANHPSGKDHFGYSYDLLESLEVWNSVLWANNANAIMIWDDMLSSGRKLTGRGGSDAHHGVPDTPEQTTKNSAQAKANYVGTPTTWVFATTRTSQAVVDALTNGRVSISANPYAPRVEFYADLNQDGTMDLMMGDNTKATGKPVTFRIKLTGNAIANEAYSIQVVKNGSPFNTFQASGPTPTAEFTDTPLSSGRTYYRVVVEGPATSYPQVPESSALIGKMVGLSNPIYFNFDPNF
- a CDS encoding vanadium-dependent haloperoxidase, translating into MSIPPMAVPYSEDSTSSFYAAAHEVYRISKSLTPEQKAIANHWADVGGVGVGVPGPGHLISIVTGVLQSQRAKLGTAAVVYAKTGIANKDAFIIMWRGKFQYNLLRPVTYIQRHVEAGWLPYLVTPPYPEYPSGLAGIYTPVLQVLLREFGDVPVTDNAYAWNGSAPRHYASITAVMEEAAVSRVYGGIHYRFTQEATLALGRQVGNTIADIPLLPK
- the map gene encoding type I methionyl aminopeptidase, producing MSITSHVDLAGLQRISEAVGTTLKQMREYAQPGMTTQEVDEYGGRLLAALGAKSAPRLTYGFPGWTCISVNNEVAHGIPSASKVLHEGDLINIDVSAELDGYWADNGGSFVLGTDIHQHQPLVDASRQILRTALSRIRGGVRIADIGGLIEGEARKAGYRVIKNLVGHGIGRSLHEEPKEIPCYYDRYNLKRFKKNSVVAVETFISTRATIAHQLSDGWTLATKDGSFVAQHEHTIVITDGKPIILTEANSIWE